The Henckelia pumila isolate YLH828 chromosome 2, ASM3356847v2, whole genome shotgun sequence genome includes a window with the following:
- the LOC140877640 gene encoding uncharacterized protein: protein MMQKFISSTETRMQNQDASIKNLENQIGQLAKSISSRDQGTLPSDTEKNPKEQVKAIELRSGKTVEPEQKSEKEPQTALKKAKLDSQFGKFLEVFKKLNINIPFADALMQMPSYAKFLKEILSNKRKLEEHAMICLTENCSALVQTKIPQKKNDPGSFSIPCETELGRTKVHQNVFTTGEQVHQISTGDYRGRACESGQIHLPRGLRGVRYGRDLDMPLILGRPFLATGKALIDVQKGELLLRVGEEKISFDVFNALKFSQNNEECFQLDVVHSLLFDYVQDNFQEPLEAALISEQLGDLSDGVEEMTAYLNDNQSWRRGGKLRLEDLGDRKDLVLQKPSIEEPPTVELKPLPIHLKYMFLGENDKLPVIISSSLTGEMEDKLMEVLKKHKSVFAWKVADIKGINPSICMHKILMEESINPLVQPQRRLNPKMQEVVKAETIKLLDAEGIVLGHRISEQGIEVDKAKVHVIQNLPPPTTVKGVRSFLGHAGFYRRFIKDFSKIAKPLSSLLMKDAPFDFDSNCLQAFEVLRERLVTAPVLTSPNWELPFEVMCDASDSAVGSVLGQRIDKVFRTIYYASKTLNEAQLNYATTEKELLAVVFALDKFYLYLVLSKITVYTDHSAIKHLLAKKDAKPRLIRWILLLQEFDLEIRDKKGVENVVADHLSRLECITDDAQNEVKDIDDWFPDEKLFAIESSPWYAHFANFLVAILGQSKLQQRYWNVGSIGPTFLRMRAVDYVSKWIEAEAFATNYAQKYGVKHKVSTPYHPQTSGQVEVSNREIKQILEKSACHLPVELEHRAFWAIKTLNYEFAAAGEKRLLELNQLEEFRDNAYDMAVSYKERTKRIHDRRIRQREFKEGEAVLLFNSRLRLFPGKLKSRWSGPYKITRVYPSGAIEIKDARNESFTVNSQRLKHYVGGDVDSTPVITTLTDQD from the exons ATGATGCAGAAATTTATATCATCTACTGAAACCCGTATGCAGAATCAAGATGCATCAATCAAAAATCTGGAGAATCAAATAGGTCAATTGGCCAAATCAATTTCCAGCAGAGATCAGGGTACTTTGCCGAGCGACACTGAGAAGAATCCGAAGGAACAGGTGAAAGCAATTGAATTAAGGAGTGGAAAGACGGTCGAGCCTGAACAAAAAAGCGAGAAAGAGCCCCAAACAG CTCTTAAGAAGGCCAAGCTAGACTCTCAGTTTGGTAAATTTTTagaagtgttcaagaaattgaacATCAATATACCCTTCGCCGATGCACTGATGCAAATGCCAAGCTATGCGAAATTCTTGAAGGAAATCCTCTCTAACAAGAGGAAATTGGAGGAGCATGCAATGATATGTCTGACAGAAAATTGCTCGGCACTGGTGCAGACCAAAATCCCACAAAAGAAAAatgatccagggagtttctctatcccttgt GAAACTGAGCTTGGGAGAACCAAAGTCCACCAGAATGTCTTTACAACTGGCGAACAGGTCCATCAAATATCCACGGGGGATTATCGAGGACGTGCTTGTGAAAGTggacaaattcatcttccccgTGGACTTCGTGGTGTTAGATATGGAAGAGATCTAGACATGCCACTCATCTTGGGAAGACCTTTTCTGGCAACAGGAAAAGCACTTATAGATGTTCAGAAGGGAGAGCTGTTGTTGAGAGTGGGAGAGGAGAAAATTTCTTTTGACGTTTTTAATGCTTTGAAATTTTCTCAGAATAATGAAGAATGTTTTCAGTTAGATGTAGTACACTCACTCTTATTTGATTATGTGCAGGATAATTTTCAGGAACCGTTAGAGGCTGCACTTATATCTGAACAGTTGGGCGACCTCAGTGACGGAGTAGAAGAGATGACCGCATACTTGAATGACAACCAGTCATGGAGAAGAGGTGGGAAGCTTAGACTTGAAGACCTTGGTGACCGGAAGGATTTAGTTCTTCAGAAACCAAGCATTGAGGAACCACCTACTGTGGAATTGAAACCATTACCCATTCATCTTAAATACATGTTTTTAGGTGAGAACGATAAGTTACCTGTCATAATATCTTCCTCTTTGACAGGTGAGATGGAGGACAAACTAATGGAGGTGCTTAAGAAACACAAGAGTGTGTTTGCTTGGAAAGTGGcggatatcaaaggaatcaatCCATCCATATGCATGCACAAGATTTTAATGGAAGAGAGCATCAACCCATTAGTCCAACCGCAGAGGAGACTAAACCCAAAGATGCAGGAAGTTGTGAaagctgaaacgatcaaactgtTGGACGCAG AAGGTATAGTGTTGGGTCACAGAATTTCTGAACAGGGGATCGAGGTGGACAAGGCTAAGGTGCACGTTATTCAAAATCTGCCTCCACCTACGACAGTAAAGGGAGTTAGAAGTTTCCTCGGACATGCTGGTTTTTATCGGCGGTTTATTAAagacttttcaaaaattgccaAACCTCTGTCCTCTTTGCTCATGAAAGATGccccttttgattttgattcgaATTGTCTGCAGGCCTTTGAGGTGTTGAGAGAAAGACTGGTGACTGCGCCAGTATTGACATCGCCGAACTGGGAGCTTCCATTTGAAGTAATGTGCGATGCTAGTGATTCTGCTGTTGGTTCGGTACTTGGCCAACGAATAGACAAGGTATTCCGAACCATCTACTACGCTAGTAAGACTCTTAATGAAGCTCAGCTCAATTATGCCACAACTGAAAAAGAGTTGCTAGCTGTAGTATTTGCACTAGATAAATTTTATTTGTACCTTGtgctttcaaaaatcacagtctACACAGATCACTCTGCTATTAAACACCTGTTGGCAAAGAAAGATGCGAAACCTAGACTGATTAGGTGGATCTtgcttttgcaagaatttgatttagagaTCAGGGATAAGAAAGGTGTTGAAAATGTAGTAGCTGACCATCTGTCTAGATTAGAATGCATTACTGATGATGCACAAAATGAAGTAAAGGATATAGATGATTGGTTCCCTGATGAAAAACTTTTCGCCATAGAGAGTTCACCATGGTATGCACATTTTGCTAATTTTCTG GTGGCCATACTGGGCCAATCAAAACTGCAGCAAAGGTACTGGAATGTGGGTTCTATTGGCCCGACCTTTTTAAGGATGCGCGCCG tcgattatgtttcaaaatggatagAGGCTGAAGCTTTTGCAACAAATTATGCACAG AAATATGGTGTCAAGCATAAGGTATCTACCCCATATCATCCCCAGACCAGTGGCCAAGTGGAAGTGTCCAATCGAGAGATCAAACAGATCCTGGAGAAAAGT GCATGCCATTTACCTGTTGAATTAGAGCATAGAGCATTTTGGGCTATTAAGACTCTAAACTATGAATTTGCTGCTGCAGGTGAAAAAAGATTGTTGGAGCTCAATCAACTGGAAGAATTCCGCGACAATGCATATGACATGGCGGTTTCGTACAAGGAACGGACAAAGAGAATACATGATAGGCGTATTCGTCAGCGGGAATTCAAGGAAGGAGAGGCTGTGTTGCTGTTCAACTCCCGGTTAAGACTATTTCCCGGGAAACTGAAGTCTAGATGGTCTGGGCCCTATAAGATCACCAGGGTGTATCCATCAGGGGCCATAGAGATCAAAGATGCCCGCAACGAGTCGTTCACGGTCAATTctcaaaggttaaaacactatgtGGGAGGTGATGTGGATTCCACGCCAGTCATCACCACATTGACTGACCAAGACTAG